Proteins encoded together in one Luteimonas fraxinea window:
- the hemE gene encoding uroporphyrinogen decarboxylase, translating to MSAVLKNDRFLRALRREPVDRTPVWLMRQAGRYLPEYRASRKAAGSFLAMAKNPDLACEVTLQPLARFDLDAAILFSDILTIPDAMGLDLYFVEGEGPKFRHPVRDAASIAKLGVPDMETDLRYVMDAVRVIRRELDGRVPLIGFSGSPWTLACYMVEGGGSKDFARIKAMALNDPKALHALLSVNTDAVIAYLAAQRAAGAQALQVFDTWGGVLSPAMYREFSLPYLTRIAQELQRGDGAERTPLILFGKGNAAYLDELSRSGAEGVGVDWLIELGDAARRTEGRVALQGNLDPTTLYGAPDAIRAQVRHALDSYRDGNNGSRDGHIFNLGHGMSPDMNPDHVGVLVDEVHAYSAR from the coding sequence ATGTCTGCCGTCCTGAAGAACGACCGCTTCCTCCGCGCCCTCCGCCGTGAACCCGTCGACCGTACGCCAGTCTGGCTGATGCGCCAGGCGGGTCGCTATCTGCCGGAGTACCGCGCATCGCGCAAGGCCGCCGGCAGTTTCCTGGCGATGGCAAAGAATCCCGATCTCGCCTGCGAGGTCACGCTGCAGCCGCTGGCACGCTTCGATCTCGATGCGGCGATCCTGTTCTCCGACATTCTGACCATTCCCGATGCGATGGGGCTGGACCTGTACTTCGTCGAAGGCGAAGGCCCCAAGTTCCGCCACCCGGTGCGTGACGCGGCCAGCATCGCGAAGCTCGGCGTGCCGGACATGGAAACCGACCTGCGCTACGTCATGGACGCGGTGCGCGTGATCCGCCGCGAACTCGACGGCCGCGTGCCGCTGATCGGTTTTTCCGGCAGCCCGTGGACCCTGGCCTGCTACATGGTCGAAGGCGGCGGCAGCAAGGATTTCGCCCGCATCAAGGCGATGGCGCTCAACGATCCCAAGGCGCTGCACGCGCTGCTGTCGGTCAACACCGATGCGGTGATCGCCTATCTCGCTGCGCAGCGCGCGGCCGGCGCGCAGGCGCTGCAGGTGTTCGACACCTGGGGCGGCGTGCTGTCACCGGCGATGTACCGCGAATTCTCGCTGCCGTACCTGACCCGCATCGCGCAGGAACTGCAGCGCGGCGACGGCGCCGAGCGCACCCCGCTGATCCTGTTCGGCAAGGGCAACGCCGCGTATCTCGACGAGCTTTCTCGCTCGGGCGCCGAAGGTGTCGGCGTCGACTGGCTGATCGAACTCGGCGACGCCGCGCGTCGCACGGAAGGCCGCGTCGCCTTGCAGGGCAACCTCGACCCGACGACGCTGTACGGCGCGCCCGATGCGATCCGCGCCCAGGTCCGCCACGCACTCGACAGCTACCGCGACGGCAACAACGGCTCGCGCGACGGCCACATCTTCAACCTCGGCCACGGCATGTCGCCGGACATGAATCCCGACCACGTCGGCGTGCTGGTCGACGAAGTGCACGCGTACAGCGCGCGCTGA
- a CDS encoding WGR domain-containing protein — protein sequence MRLFLQQHPDGHESPRFVQLTLQPDLLGGWVLLRETGHVGGRSTLRRDQFLDQPSAIKALEAARDAQLKRGFQLMFARGSDAPA from the coding sequence ATGCGCCTGTTCCTGCAGCAGCACCCCGACGGCCACGAATCTCCACGATTCGTGCAGCTGACCCTGCAGCCCGATCTGCTGGGCGGCTGGGTGCTGTTGCGCGAGACCGGCCACGTCGGCGGCCGCAGCACCTTGCGGCGCGACCAGTTCCTCGACCAGCCCAGCGCGATCAAGGCGCTCGAAGCCGCGCGCGATGCGCAGCTCAAGCGCGGCTTCCAGTTGATGTTCGCGCGCGGCAGCGACGCGCCGGCCTGA
- the aroB gene encoding 3-dehydroquinate synthase: MTTSAREVAVAGDTPYTIHIGPSLLDDGALLARSVRGRDAMLVSDAHVAPLYADRVTAALQAARPDLRIHRHVLPPGEAAKTLAHFAEVTTALADARMRRDATLFALGGGVIGDLAGFAAACWMRGIDCVQLPTTLLAMVDSSVGGKTAVDLPQGKNLVGAFHPPRAVIADTGALRTLPARELRAGLAEVVKYGALGDADFLDWLDDHADALLAMDDAALAEAIARSCAHKAAIVARDPFEHGERALLNLGHTFGHAIETEQGYGGLNHGEAVAVGMVLAARLSEALGLAPAADTQRLRDLLVRLQLPVSVPAGLDPERLLAHMRLDKKAVAGGLRFIVWRGAGRAEVLSDVPESSVLSVLQEA; the protein is encoded by the coding sequence ATGACCACCAGTGCCCGAGAGGTCGCCGTCGCCGGCGACACGCCCTACACCATCCACATCGGCCCATCCCTGCTCGACGACGGCGCGCTGCTGGCGCGCAGCGTGCGCGGACGCGACGCGATGCTGGTCAGCGATGCGCACGTCGCGCCGCTGTATGCCGATCGCGTGACCGCCGCGCTGCAGGCCGCGCGACCGGACCTGCGGATCCACCGGCACGTGCTGCCGCCGGGCGAAGCTGCAAAGACGCTCGCGCATTTCGCCGAAGTCACCACCGCACTCGCCGATGCGCGCATGCGCCGTGACGCGACGCTGTTCGCGCTCGGTGGCGGCGTGATCGGCGATCTCGCCGGTTTCGCCGCGGCCTGCTGGATGCGCGGCATCGATTGCGTGCAGCTGCCGACCACGCTGCTGGCGATGGTGGATTCGTCGGTCGGTGGCAAGACCGCGGTCGATCTGCCGCAGGGCAAGAATCTCGTTGGCGCCTTCCACCCGCCGCGCGCGGTGATCGCCGACACCGGCGCGCTGCGCACGCTGCCGGCCCGCGAACTGCGCGCCGGTCTGGCCGAGGTAGTGAAGTACGGCGCGCTCGGCGATGCGGACTTCCTCGACTGGCTCGACGACCACGCCGATGCGCTGCTCGCGATGGACGACGCGGCGCTGGCCGAAGCCATCGCACGCAGTTGCGCGCACAAGGCGGCGATCGTTGCGCGCGATCCCTTCGAACATGGCGAGCGCGCCCTGCTCAATCTGGGCCACACCTTCGGTCATGCGATCGAGACCGAGCAGGGCTATGGCGGCCTCAACCACGGCGAGGCAGTCGCGGTCGGGATGGTGCTCGCAGCGCGCTTGTCGGAAGCGCTGGGCCTGGCGCCGGCAGCGGACACGCAGCGCCTGCGCGATCTGCTGGTGCGCCTGCAGTTGCCGGTCTCCGTGCCCGCCGGACTGGATCCGGAGCGCCTGCTCGCGCACATGCGCCTGGACAAGAAGGCAGTGGCTGGCGGCCTGCGCTTCATCGTCTGGCGTGGCGCCGGGCGCGCGGAAGTATTGAGCGACGTGCCGGAATCGTCCGTTCTATCGGTCCTGCAAGAGGCCTGA
- a CDS encoding shikimate kinase translates to MHPAPNLVLVGPMGAGKSSIGRRLAARFGVVFVDVDHEIEVRTGARIATIFECEGEAGFRARERATLVEILAGSGQVIATGGGAVLDPHNRALLRSRGFVVHMHADVDAQLARLARDRTRPLLAGDDRTEVLQRLAVERAPLYADAAHLRFDTGPHACNEAAAQLGHLVEAHWRPPAGSIETTISDAAADVASTHAS, encoded by the coding sequence ATGCACCCCGCCCCCAACCTCGTGCTCGTCGGTCCGATGGGCGCCGGCAAGTCCTCGATCGGCCGTCGCCTCGCGGCGCGGTTCGGCGTGGTCTTCGTCGATGTCGACCACGAGATCGAAGTGCGCACGGGTGCGCGGATCGCGACGATCTTCGAGTGCGAAGGCGAAGCCGGCTTCCGCGCGCGCGAGCGGGCGACGCTGGTCGAGATCCTCGCCGGAAGTGGCCAGGTGATCGCCACCGGCGGCGGCGCGGTGCTTGATCCCCATAACCGCGCCCTGCTGAGGTCGCGCGGCTTCGTCGTGCACATGCATGCCGACGTCGACGCCCAGCTTGCACGGCTGGCGCGCGATCGGACGCGGCCACTGCTCGCGGGCGACGACCGCACGGAGGTCCTGCAGCGCCTCGCCGTCGAACGCGCGCCGCTGTACGCCGACGCCGCGCACCTGCGCTTCGACACCGGGCCGCACGCCTGCAACGAGGCCGCCGCCCAGCTCGGCCATCTGGTCGAAGCGCACTGGCGTCCACCGGCGGGCAGCATCGAAACGACCATTTCCGACGCCGCCGCCGACGTGGCGTCGACACACGCATCATGA
- a CDS encoding kinase: MHATSPSPWPDSLVDTLLTGLQPYSAPRVLGISGLQGTGKSTLATQVVRAADARGLRAAVLSLDDLYLDRDARQALARDVHPLLATRGPPGTHEVALGLAAFDAVRAGTPIRLPRFDKLGDRRLPEAAWPTVHGLDLLLFEGWCVGTPAEPAAVLVEPVNALERDEDPAGTWRRWCNAALARDYPALWAGLDRLLFLQPPGFDVVFDWRLQQEQTLQAAEPGRGGMDAAGVARFVQHYERVSRQALRTLPDLADVVVTLDAEREIVAAV, from the coding sequence ATGCACGCCACATCGCCCTCGCCCTGGCCCGACAGCCTCGTCGACACCCTGCTCACCGGCCTGCAGCCATACAGCGCCCCGCGCGTGCTGGGCATCAGCGGCCTGCAGGGCACCGGCAAATCCACCCTCGCCACGCAGGTCGTCCGCGCCGCCGACGCACGTGGCCTGCGCGCCGCCGTGCTCTCGCTCGACGACCTCTATCTGGATCGCGACGCCCGCCAAGCGCTTGCCCGCGACGTGCACCCGCTGCTCGCGACCCGCGGCCCGCCCGGCACCCACGAAGTCGCGCTGGGACTTGCCGCATTCGACGCCGTGCGCGCCGGCACACCGATCCGCCTGCCGCGCTTCGACAAACTCGGCGACCGCCGCCTGCCGGAAGCCGCCTGGCCGACGGTCCACGGTCTCGACCTGCTGCTGTTTGAAGGCTGGTGCGTCGGCACCCCGGCCGAACCCGCAGCGGTGCTGGTCGAGCCGGTGAATGCTCTGGAACGCGACGAAGACCCCGCCGGCACCTGGCGCCGCTGGTGCAACGCCGCCCTCGCCCGCGACTACCCCGCGCTGTGGGCCGGCCTCGACCGCCTGCTGTTCCTGCAACCGCCCGGCTTCGACGTGGTCTTCGACTGGCGCCTGCAGCAGGAGCAGACGCTGCAGGCGGCCGAGCCGGGGCGTGGTGGCATGGACGCGGCCGGCGTTGCCCGGTTCGTGCAGCACTACGAGCGGGTGAGCCGGCAGGCGTTGCGGACGTTGCCGGACCTGGCGGATGTGGTGGTGACGCTCGATGCCGAGCGGGAAATTGTTGCGGCGGTGTGA
- the pdxH gene encoding pyridoxamine 5'-phosphate oxidase: protein MSTATTTLLSEALDTFATLFDEAQAAGEPDRTAMTVATAALDGRPSARTVLLKAWDERGFVFYTHLDGRKGRELQENPHAALLFHWPRVRKGVQVRIEGPVVIVADDEADAYFASRPRGSQLGAWASKQSEVLDTRGTFEQRLADLEREFEGRDVPRPQRWSGLRVRPDRVEFWYGAQYRLHERWLYECDCAGDCRKRMLYP from the coding sequence ATGAGCACTGCCACCACAACCCTGCTGTCCGAAGCCCTCGACACCTTCGCCACCTTGTTCGACGAGGCGCAGGCCGCGGGCGAACCCGATCGCACCGCGATGACCGTCGCCACCGCCGCGCTCGACGGCCGGCCCTCGGCGCGCACCGTGCTGCTGAAGGCATGGGACGAACGAGGCTTCGTGTTCTACACGCATCTCGATGGCCGCAAGGGCCGCGAGTTGCAGGAGAACCCGCACGCCGCGCTGCTGTTCCACTGGCCGCGTGTGCGCAAGGGCGTGCAGGTGCGGATCGAAGGGCCGGTGGTGATCGTCGCCGACGACGAGGCCGATGCGTATTTCGCCTCGCGCCCGCGCGGCAGCCAGCTGGGCGCATGGGCGTCGAAGCAGTCCGAGGTGCTCGATACGCGCGGGACCTTCGAGCAACGCCTGGCCGATCTCGAACGAGAGTTCGAAGGCCGCGACGTGCCGCGTCCGCAGCGCTGGTCGGGTCTGCGCGTGCGTCCGGATCGCGTCGAGTTCTGGTACGGCGCGCAGTACCGCCTGCACGAGCGCTGGCTCTACGAATGCGACTGCGCCGGTGATTGCCGCAAGCGGATGCTGTATCCGTGA